The following are encoded together in the Rhizobium brockwellii genome:
- a CDS encoding response regulator transcription factor — MKVLIVEDDPLHRSYLHEAVNAALPECDTVIEAENGTVGEKLARDHKSAHIVMDLQMANRNGIEAARTIWKERPETRILFWSNYSDEAYVRGVSRIVPDGAAYGYVLKSASDERLKLALRSIFIESQCVIDREVRGLQQKSLGQTNGFTDSEYEILVDIALGLTDRAIAKRRGLSLRSVQNRLQQLYDKLDVYQSAGDDHEDGRFNLRARAVTVAFLRKLLNYSALERAEAELQEWLEGK, encoded by the coding sequence ATGAAGGTTCTGATCGTCGAGGACGACCCGCTGCACCGGTCCTATCTGCACGAGGCGGTCAACGCGGCTCTGCCGGAATGCGATACGGTGATCGAGGCGGAGAACGGAACCGTCGGCGAAAAGCTCGCTCGCGACCACAAGTCGGCGCATATCGTCATGGACCTGCAGATGGCGAACCGCAACGGCATCGAGGCGGCGCGCACCATCTGGAAGGAGCGGCCGGAGACCCGCATCCTGTTCTGGTCGAATTACTCGGACGAGGCTTATGTGCGCGGCGTCTCCCGCATCGTGCCGGATGGCGCCGCCTATGGTTATGTGCTGAAGTCCGCCTCCGACGAGCGGCTGAAGCTTGCGCTACGCTCGATCTTCATCGAGAGCCAGTGCGTCATCGACCGCGAGGTGCGGGGCCTGCAGCAGAAGAGCCTCGGCCAGACGAACGGCTTTACCGATTCCGAATACGAGATCCTCGTCGATATCGCGCTCGGCCTCACCGACCGGGCCATCGCCAAACGTCGGGGCCTGTCGCTGCGCAGCGTGCAGAACCGCCTGCAGCAGCTTTACGACAAGCTCGACGTCTACCAGAGCGCCGGCGACGACCACGAAGACGGCCGCTTCAATCTGCGCGCCCGCGCCGTTACCGTCGCTTTCCTGCGCAAACTCCTGAACTACAGCGCTCTGGAGCGGGCTGAGGCAGAGCTGCAGGAATGGCTTGAGGGAAAGTAG
- a CDS encoding GAF domain-containing sensor histidine kinase, whose product MLHLVPAAMFDHYLGISRLLAGQLDFRSAIRSVAAEVAHIIPHDHLDVCVLLEGGNYHTAYETGIETAWGGLAGAPVVNSPIRSLLWGEVDFLLADDAMTDPRFHFEGAFKRPIVEQSLRSRLHVPMKVQGTIIAALSCSSHRAGVYAMEDIERARIIADLLTPYFFALQAAEQAQRSAIVEAEARAREEGLRQGALKLTEALEQERQRIGMDLHDQTLADLTRLARRIDRLSRNGEVAPETLEPISRSLQHCMQDLRQIIEQAKPSVLQLFGLAQAIEHHLDRSTRDSGSGIEWGLVDETHGALERLEPTVSVALFRIAQEAINNAVRHAAPLAVTVRLEADEERLSIEISDDGTGLTKARGRIGGGIDNMKTRARLISARFTTGPGHNNRGTVVRVVLPLVPNDPPSGPN is encoded by the coding sequence ATGCTGCATCTCGTACCCGCAGCCATGTTCGACCATTATCTCGGCATTTCCCGGCTGCTCGCGGGCCAGCTCGACTTCCGCTCGGCTATCCGTTCCGTCGCGGCCGAGGTCGCCCATATCATCCCGCACGACCATCTCGATGTCTGCGTGCTGCTTGAGGGCGGCAACTACCACACGGCCTATGAGACGGGCATCGAGACCGCTTGGGGCGGACTTGCCGGCGCGCCTGTTGTCAACAGCCCCATCCGTTCGCTGCTCTGGGGCGAGGTGGATTTTTTGCTGGCGGACGACGCCATGACCGACCCGCGTTTCCACTTCGAGGGCGCGTTTAAGCGGCCGATCGTCGAACAGTCGCTGAGGAGCCGTTTGCATGTGCCGATGAAGGTGCAGGGCACGATCATCGCGGCGCTCTCCTGTTCGTCTCACAGGGCGGGCGTCTATGCGATGGAGGATATCGAACGCGCCCGCATCATCGCCGACCTGCTGACGCCCTATTTCTTTGCGCTGCAGGCGGCCGAACAGGCGCAACGCTCGGCCATTGTCGAGGCGGAGGCCCGCGCCCGCGAGGAGGGTTTGCGGCAAGGTGCGCTGAAGCTTACCGAAGCCCTGGAGCAGGAACGCCAGCGCATCGGCATGGATCTGCACGACCAGACGCTCGCCGACCTGACGCGGCTCGCCCGCCGGATCGATCGGCTGTCGCGCAACGGCGAGGTGGCGCCCGAGACGCTGGAGCCGATCTCCCGTTCCCTGCAGCATTGCATGCAGGATCTGCGGCAGATCATCGAGCAGGCAAAACCCTCCGTGCTCCAGCTCTTCGGCCTTGCCCAGGCGATCGAACATCATCTGGACCGATCGACCCGCGACAGCGGATCGGGCATCGAATGGGGCCTTGTCGACGAGACGCACGGCGCACTGGAGCGACTGGAACCGACCGTCAGCGTCGCGCTGTTTCGGATCGCCCAGGAAGCGATCAACAATGCGGTGCGTCATGCCGCGCCCCTGGCCGTCACGGTGCGGCTTGAGGCCGACGAGGAGCGGCTGTCGATCGAAATCTCCGACGATGGGACCGGGCTCACCAAGGCGCGGGGACGGATCGGCGGCGGCATCGACAATATGAAGACCCGTGCGCGGCTGATTTCGGCGCGGTTCACGACCGGCCCCGGCCACAACAATCGCGGGACTGTGGTGCGCGTCGTGCTACCACTCGTACCAAACGACCCGCCGAGCGGGCCAAACTGA
- a CDS encoding aminotransferase-like domain-containing protein, whose amino-acid sequence MGDSVEASWFAEKIADRSIRGIALETSALIRAGVLPIGTRLPAIRDIAYELHVSPATISEAWSELRRQKIISGRGRNGTWVSGDRFVAKPERLASSGNYAAGVLDLTLAGPDAALLPRLAEAMAYGASVDDLNSYERSRIVPELKDAVSERWPYQAEAFLATNGGYNAVYTILHALVSSGSSVAIEHPTAMRLLDILEDLGVKIIPVACDGEGPLPDSLREALGQRPAAFLFQPRLHSVTGVTVSSSRLDQLGDVLEDSDTLIIEDDGVGDVSAAPPQSLGDRFAERTIHILSLSKSLGPDLRLAVLSSSAPIVDQIQSYRSFSAGWTSRILQGAAAWLLRDPATWQLIGEAREIYQQRRDALSDALGERGIPIPAGQGLCLWVPVASEPFAMVTLAARNIAVNPGNKFSVLPSSHIRVATSTLSHRCEEAADAIALAHAP is encoded by the coding sequence GGGCGACTCGGTCGAAGCCTCCTGGTTTGCCGAAAAAATAGCCGACCGCAGCATCCGGGGGATCGCTCTCGAAACCAGCGCGCTGATCCGTGCCGGTGTCCTGCCCATTGGGACACGCCTGCCGGCGATCCGCGATATCGCTTACGAATTGCATGTCAGTCCGGCAACGATCTCCGAGGCCTGGAGCGAATTGCGGCGGCAGAAGATCATCAGCGGCCGGGGGCGCAACGGCACCTGGGTCAGCGGCGACCGCTTTGTCGCCAAGCCGGAACGTCTCGCCAGCTCGGGAAATTATGCGGCAGGTGTGCTCGACCTCACCTTAGCCGGGCCGGATGCAGCACTTCTTCCGCGCCTCGCCGAAGCAATGGCCTATGGCGCGTCCGTCGATGACCTCAACAGCTATGAGCGCAGCAGGATCGTCCCTGAGTTGAAGGACGCCGTTTCAGAGCGATGGCCCTATCAGGCGGAAGCCTTTCTGGCCACCAATGGCGGTTACAACGCCGTCTATACGATATTGCATGCGCTGGTCTCCTCGGGCTCGTCGGTCGCGATCGAACATCCGACCGCGATGCGGCTGCTCGATATTCTGGAAGATCTTGGCGTCAAAATCATCCCTGTCGCCTGTGACGGCGAAGGCCCCCTGCCGGATTCGCTGCGCGAGGCATTGGGGCAACGTCCGGCGGCTTTCCTGTTCCAGCCGCGGCTGCATTCCGTGACCGGCGTTACGGTCAGTTCATCCCGCCTCGATCAACTCGGCGATGTGCTGGAAGACAGCGATACGCTTATCATCGAGGATGACGGCGTCGGCGACGTGTCGGCGGCACCTCCGCAGTCGCTGGGCGACCGATTTGCGGAGCGGACGATCCATATCCTGTCACTCTCGAAAAGCCTCGGACCGGATCTGCGTCTCGCCGTCCTGTCGAGTTCCGCGCCGATCGTCGATCAGATCCAGTCTTACCGTTCCTTCAGCGCCGGCTGGACCAGCCGTATCCTGCAAGGTGCCGCCGCCTGGCTATTGCGCGATCCGGCAACCTGGCAGCTTATCGGCGAGGCGCGCGAGATCTATCAGCAGAGGCGGGACGCTCTTTCCGATGCGCTCGGCGAACGGGGCATACCGATACCGGCAGGCCAGGGCCTGTGCCTCTGGGTGCCCGTCGCCTCCGAACCATTCGCGATGGTGACGCTCGCCGCACGCAATATCGCCGTCAACCCGGGCAACAAATTCTCCGTCCTGCCAAGCAGTCATATTCGAGTGGCGACCAGCACGCTCAGCCATCGCTGCGAGGAAGCCGCCGATGCGATCGCGCTGGCTCATGCGCCGTGA
- a CDS encoding ABC transporter substrate-binding protein → MTIRKMLLASAAIACAAMPVSAFAETSAKKIALSNNYAGNSWRQAMLTSWGKVTGEAVKAGTVAAADPFTTAENQATEQAAQIQNMILQGYDAIVLNAASPTALNGAVKEACDAGITVVSFDGIVTEPCAWRIAVDFKEMGRSQVEYLSKKLPAGGNLLEIRGLAGVFVDDEISAGIHDGAKQFPQFKIVGSVHGDWAQDVAQKAVAGILPSLPDIAGVVTQGGDGYGAAQAIAATDRKMPVIIMGNREDELKWWKEQKDAKSYETMSVSIAPGVSTLAFWVAQQILDGKQVKKDLVVPFLRIDQDNLETNLANTQAGGVANVEYTQADAIKVIESAK, encoded by the coding sequence ATGACAATCCGTAAGATGCTTCTGGCATCGGCCGCTATTGCTTGCGCCGCGATGCCCGTTTCCGCCTTTGCCGAGACATCGGCCAAGAAAATCGCTCTTTCCAACAACTATGCCGGCAATTCGTGGCGCCAGGCCATGCTGACGAGCTGGGGCAAGGTGACGGGCGAAGCCGTGAAGGCCGGCACCGTTGCCGCAGCCGACCCTTTCACCACCGCAGAGAACCAGGCGACGGAACAGGCCGCGCAGATCCAGAACATGATCCTGCAGGGCTATGACGCCATCGTGCTGAACGCCGCCTCGCCGACGGCGCTGAACGGCGCGGTCAAGGAAGCCTGCGACGCCGGCATCACCGTCGTTTCCTTCGACGGCATCGTAACCGAACCCTGCGCCTGGCGCATCGCGGTCGACTTCAAGGAAATGGGCCGCAGCCAGGTCGAATACCTGTCGAAGAAACTTCCGGCCGGCGGCAACCTGCTCGAGATCCGCGGTCTTGCCGGTGTCTTCGTCGACGACGAGATCTCGGCGGGCATTCACGACGGCGCCAAGCAGTTCCCGCAGTTCAAGATTGTCGGCTCCGTTCATGGAGACTGGGCGCAGGATGTAGCGCAGAAGGCTGTTGCCGGCATCCTGCCGAGCCTGCCCGACATCGCCGGCGTGGTGACGCAGGGCGGCGACGGTTATGGCGCTGCACAAGCGATTGCCGCGACCGACCGGAAGATGCCGGTCATTATCATGGGCAACCGCGAAGACGAACTGAAGTGGTGGAAGGAGCAGAAGGACGCGAAGAGCTACGAGACCATGTCGGTGTCCATCGCACCCGGCGTCTCCACGCTCGCCTTCTGGGTGGCGCAGCAGATCCTCGACGGCAAGCAAGTCAAGAAGGACCTCGTCGTACCCTTCCTGCGCATCGACCAGGACAATCTCGAAACCAACCTCGCCAATACCCAGGCCGGCGGCGTCGCCAACGTGGAATACACGCAGGCAGACGCAATCAAGGTCATCGAGTCGGCAAAATAA